From Solibacillus sp. FSL W7-1464:
TCTTTAAGCCTTTAAAGTTTCCTTCGAATGTCCAATGTGATGTTTGGGCATCCAGTTCTTTATGCTCTTTGTAAGCCGGAACTAATACAGCCCATTTTTCAATTTTACTTACAAAAGCCCATACTTTATCCTGGCTAACCGGAATTTGTACTGAATGTGATGCTTGTGCCATGTTGTTACACTTCTTTCTTCAATTCATTTAATGTGACCATTTACTATTCTAGTATTACATAGAAACCGTGTGGACAACATAGTTATTTTAGCTTTTCATGCAAGATCTAAATAAAAATGCACGGTGATTTTTTATGAAAACACCGTGCATTTATTTTATTTATTATTTAACAACGATATTGACTAATTTACCCGGGATGACAATTACTTTCACAACTGTTTTTCCTTCGATAAATTCTTGTACTTTGCTGTCTGCTAAAGCAACTTTTTCCAGCTCTTCTTTAGTAATATCTTTAGCTACCGTTACTTTTGCACGTACCTTACCTAAAACTTGTACAACAACTTCGATTTCATCGTCTACTAGTTTCGACTCATCGAATGTTGGCCATGTTGCATACGTAATTGTATCTTCATGTCCTAAAATTGACCAAAGTTCTTCGGCAATATGCGGTGCGATTGGTGATAAAAGCTTCACGAAGCCTTTTGCATATTCTGTCGGAATTACTTCCGCTTTATAGCAATCATTAATGAAGACCATCATTTGTGAAATCGCTGTGTTGAAGCGAATGCCTTCATAGTCTTCCGTCACTTTTTTCACAGTTTGGTGATACACTTTTTCCAATGTCGTATCAGAAGAATCCTGAATTTTTGCAGCCAGCTTTCCTTCATCTGTTACGAATAGACGCCAAATGCGATCTAGGAAACGACGTGCCCCGTCAAGACCGTTCGTGCTCCATGCAACAGAAGCTTCCAATGGCCCCATGAACATTTCGTATAAACGTAAAGTATCTGCACCGTGTGAAGCGATGATGTCATCCGGGTTTACTACGTTGCCTTTTGATTTAGACATTTTTTCATTGCCTTCACCTAGAATCATCCCTTGGTTAAATAACTTTTGGAACGGTTCTTTCGTATGAACAAGTCCTAGATCATAAAGCACTTTATGCCAGAAGCGCGCGTATAGCAAGTGAAGTACCGCGTGCTCTGCACCACCGATATAAATATCGACCGGAAGCCAGTGTTTTAATAATTCCGGATCTGCAAGCGCCTGATCATTTTTCGGATCGATATAGCGCAGGAAGTACCATGATGATCCAGCCCATTGCGGCATAGTATTCGTCTCACGGCGTCCTTTTTTGCCTGTTACCGGATCGACTACATTCACCCATTCTTCAATATTTGCAAGTGGTGATTCACCTGTACCTGAAGGACGGATATTTGTTGTTTTCGGTAATTCCAATGGCAGCTCTTCTACAGGAATCGTAGTCATTGTGCCATCTTCCCAGTGAATGACTGGAATTGGTTCACCCCAATAACGTTGACGGCTGAATAACCAGTCGCGTAGACGGTAAGTAATTTTCTTTTCCCCTACACCATTTTCCACTAACCATTCGATTGCCTTCGCAATGCCGTCCGCTTTGTTTAATCCGTTTAAGAAGTCCGAGTTAATGTGCGCACCGTCTCCAGTGAATGCTTCATTCTCGATGTCTCCGCCTTCAAGAACCGGAATAATTTCTAAATCGAACTCTTTCGCGAATTCATAGTCACGCTCATCATGTGCAGGAACAGCCATAATTGCACCAGTTCCGTATGTTGCCAATACATAATCCGCAATCCAGATCGGCACTTGCTTACCGTTGATCGGATTCACTGCATAAGCACCTGTGAATACACCTGTTTTTTCTTTTGCTAAGTCCGTACGTTCCAAATCAGATTTCAATGATACTTTTTCCAAGTATGCTTCTACCGCTTGTTTTTGCTCCGCAGTAGTAATTTCAGCTACTAATTTATGCTCTGGAGCTAATACACAGTATGTCGCACCAAATAATGTATCCGGGCGTGTTGTGAATACTTCGAAGTTTTTGTCTGTGTCAGCAACTGTGAATTTCACTTGTGCGCCTTCAGAACGGCCGATCCAGTTACGTTGCATTTCCTTGATTGATTCCGGCCAGTCAACATCGACTAAATCATCGACTAAACGGTCTGCATACTTTGTAATACGCAGTACCCATTGTCGCATCGGACGACGTACTACCGGGTGACCGCCACGCTCAGAAACTCCGTCGATTACTTCTTCGTTTGCAAGTACTGTACCTAATGCTTCACACCAGTTTACTGCCACTTCATCTACATATGCTAAATCCATTTCCACTAACTTCGTGAAAATCCATTGCGTCCATTTGTAATATGACGGATCCGTTGTATTAATTTCACGGTCCCAGTCATAAGAGAAGCCCAGCTCATTAATTTGACGTTTAAATGTCGCGATGTTTTTTGCCGTAAATTCAGCCGGGTCATTTCCTGTATCAAGTGCATATTGCTCTGCAGGTAGACCGAATGCATCCCAGCCCATTGGATGAAGAACATTATAGCCTTGCATACGTTTAAAACGTGATAGAATATCTGTCGCTGTATAGCCTTCAGGGTGT
This genomic window contains:
- the leuS gene encoding leucine--tRNA ligase, which produces MSFNHQQIEKKWQTFWDVNKTFKTENEMDKPKFYALDMFPYPSGAGLHVGHPEGYTATDILSRFKRMQGYNVLHPMGWDAFGLPAEQYALDTGNDPAEFTAKNIATFKRQINELGFSYDWDREINTTDPSYYKWTQWIFTKLVEMDLAYVDEVAVNWCEALGTVLANEEVIDGVSERGGHPVVRRPMRQWVLRITKYADRLVDDLVDVDWPESIKEMQRNWIGRSEGAQVKFTVADTDKNFEVFTTRPDTLFGATYCVLAPEHKLVAEITTAEQKQAVEAYLEKVSLKSDLERTDLAKEKTGVFTGAYAVNPINGKQVPIWIADYVLATYGTGAIMAVPAHDERDYEFAKEFDLEIIPVLEGGDIENEAFTGDGAHINSDFLNGLNKADGIAKAIEWLVENGVGEKKITYRLRDWLFSRQRYWGEPIPVIHWEDGTMTTIPVEELPLELPKTTNIRPSGTGESPLANIEEWVNVVDPVTGKKGRRETNTMPQWAGSSWYFLRYIDPKNDQALADPELLKHWLPVDIYIGGAEHAVLHLLYARFWHKVLYDLGLVHTKEPFQKLFNQGMILGEGNEKMSKSKGNVVNPDDIIASHGADTLRLYEMFMGPLEASVAWSTNGLDGARRFLDRIWRLFVTDEGKLAAKIQDSSDTTLEKVYHQTVKKVTEDYEGIRFNTAISQMMVFINDCYKAEVIPTEYAKGFVKLLSPIAPHIAEELWSILGHEDTITYATWPTFDESKLVDDEIEVVVQVLGKVRAKVTVAKDITKEELEKVALADSKVQEFIEGKTVVKVIVIPGKLVNIVVK